A segment of the Chryseobacterium scophthalmum genome:
CGTTTAGACGATATTGATGAGCATGGTACTACCATTCGTACTGAAAATGGAAGGATTTCAGGTGTCTATGAAGGACGAAATCCTACTACAAATTCAAGTTCCCGAATTTTGAATCAAGATTTTGGTGAGCGATATCAAGAATATGAAAGAACATCAACAACTACAAGTAATACAAGCTATAAAGCAATATTATTACCAAAGCTTATAAAAAAGATAGGATTATTATTAAAAGAGATTGGCTTTTGGGTAAGATTATAGATTGCAAACTCAATTAATCAGCTTAAAAAATACTTTTTTTAGTAAGTAAAATTTCAAACATAACTTTCTAAAATCTTTTCTCAAGTTATGTTTAAAATTTAAAACTCCATCAACTCACAATTTTGTAAGTTCTTTCTTTCCGCTAAAACAAAAAATATCTTTGTGAAAAATATTACAAATGAATTTAGCCGAAAATATTCTAGCATTTCATCATTATTCTTTGAAAGTGGTCAATTTTGATGTGACCTTGAAGTTCTATAATGCATTGGGGTTTGATGAGATTCATTCTTGGGAACTGCCGTCATTTAATCTGAAAAAAGGAATGATGCTTTACAACGAAAAAATCAACTGTCATATTGAGTTATTCGATAAAGATGCTGAAATTCCGACTCAGGGAAGAAAAAGAAATCCTGATGATGAATTTATAGAAAATTCTATTTTACACATATGTTTTACTGTAGAGAATGCTGAAAAAGCAAGAGAAGAAGCATTGAAAATCGGTGCCAAAGATCTGAGTGAAGGCGTTTTTGAGATCAGTTTGGCTAACGAAAAAAAATCTGTTGAGGTAAGAAACAGTCTTGTTTACAGCCCAAATGGTGAAGTGATTGAGTTTTTAGAGAAAGTGAAATTCTGATTTAATTAAAATCTAATTCATTAATATACTGAAGTAAGCTCAAAACTTTTTTACCGGTTTCCGTCAAAAAATATTCAGACTTTGTTTTGTCTTTATTGTTTTCGATAAGTTCAGCCTCCTGTAATTCCTTAAGCTGTTTGGCTAAAATCCGGTCTGTGATCGAAGAGGGAAGTGCTGTTTTAAAATCTGAATAGCTCAATATATTTTCATTTAAAGCAAAAAGGATTGAAACTTTCCATCTTCCGCTGATTTTAGACAAAATTTTGTGAGCATTACAGTAATTCTGTAAAATGGTATCATTGGCAGAATTGGTTGAGCTTTCTTTTTTCATTTAGCAATTATAAAAAAAGAAAATCAGAACTAAAACTTTTAATTCTGATTTTCATTTAATATTGTAAAAGTAATTGATTTATTTAGATTCTAAATCAACTGTATAACTTTTAGGGCTGTATTTTGTAAGCGATCCCGTTGCAGCGTCAATTCCTACGCCGATTGCTCCACCAAGAAGAATGTTTAAAAGTGTTACCGGATTAAAAGTTTTTGTCAATTTCACTTCTTTAGTTTGGAAACCTTCTTTTTCAAACATTACCATCTGCTTACCCAAACCTCTCGGAATTTCTGCACTACAAGGTGTTGTACATTTTTCTTTTCCTTTATGGATTACTTTTGCACCTTCCGGCGTTGTGGTAAATGCGATTGAATCTTTGGTTCCTGTAAAAATACTTGCGCAAGATGTTGTAGAAAGTACAATGCTTAAACCTAAAACAAGTGATAAAGTTCTTTTCATTCTTTAATTAATTTTCGAGGTGCGAAAATATATTTTTTAAGTTGAATAAAAAAATATTCACTGTATTCAGAATTAAATTATTTATTTAAGAACAAAATATTTTCAACTTCACTTTCACTTTTATCTGGGTAATACATCTCTTTAAATCGATTATACCAAATTGATTTTTCAAATTTTGATTTGTTGATTGATGCATTAATAGAGTTTGAATAATAGACTTTACCGTTGATTAATAGTTTAAATCTTATTTTAGTTTTAAAGTTTCCTTTATATTTTTTTGAATTTAAACTAATAATTTCTCCAGATTTTACATTGATTTCTTTTAGGTAAGACATTCCGCAATCTGAATTAACCCAAAACTCAATCGGTTTCCATTTTTTATCTGGAGTGAGAGCTTCCTGAATAAGAGTTAGTTTATTATCTTGAGGAATCAGTTGTATATCTTTCTGCCCATTGTTTTTCACATATATAGAAAATAAAGAGTCATTTTTAATCTCAGTAACTACCAAAATAGAATCTTTACTGTTTTGTGTATATAGTTTTTCTATCCTTGAGTTTGATTTAAATGATTCTTCAATTTGATTTTCATTTACAAAAAATTCAGTCTGTATATTTTGAGAATATAGGTTGAAAAATATTAATAAAGATAAAAGATGAAAGAGCTTTTTCATTATTTGTGATGGTTTTTAAATTAATCTTAAAAATCAAACCCTTTTTCCTTGAGTTTTGTAATATTAAAATAAACTCCCGGCAATTTATATTTGTCTTTTTCTAAACTTATATAATCACAATCACCCGATAAACCTTGCGAAGCAATTTCTAACTGTAAAATATTCATCACAACATATTCATGATTCACGGTAATTACGTGAAACCCTGTAGTATAATCTCTTCCGTCTCCTGAACTAAAAATAGCACCGAATAAACCATAAAAATTACGAGAAACTTTGCTTGCCATCGCTTCATTTCCATCTAGATGATAAATGTAGGCGAGAAAATTCATCACCCGAAGATTGATAGGGAATTCTTTCAGTGCAGCATTAGAGATTTTTATAATTTCGGCATAATCAGTTTTTTTCAAATCTTTCTTTTGAAAATAAGGGTTAAGTTTTTTCTCATTTTCAGAGATTTTATACGGATGATACTCTTTCTGAAAAGTATATCCAAAATACAAATGTTTGTATTGATCATTGGTAATAAGCGTATCATTAGCTTTCAGCTTATCTATCAATTTCGGATAATAAAATTCCGAATCTTTATTCTCAATATTTTTCTGAATGACTTTGTAATTGGGAGCTTCATATTTTTTTTGTTGAGAAAAAGAAAAATTTGATATAAAAATCAGTGAGAAGAAAAGAAAATGTTTTAGCATTTTAGTGTTTTTTGAAATGCTAACTTACGGAAAAACGAGAAATCGTAAAACTCAATTTTGATTGTTAACAGCTTAATCGGTCAGATCTTCTATTTCTATGAGGCGATACGTTTTTTGAGTGCATCTGAATTTGTAGGTAATATTAATGCTGTTCTGTTTCCCAATTTTTTGATAATAAATGGTATCCTGATTTTGGTTGATGTGAACATCATACAAATCTTTATTTCTTAATTCTTTAGGTAAATCATTTTCTATATCAATAAAACTGTAGCTGTCTTCCGTTGTCATTCTTTCAAGAATATCCATCGGGAAATCTTCGTCAGAATAATATTCCATCATCGGAAAATCGATGTGTTGTTTTTGAAAGGTGCTGTCTTTTTTAAATTTTTCTATGAATGCATTAAAATCTGAACCACAGTTTTTTTGCTGATGACAAGATATAAAGAATAGAAAAATAAAGATATTGATGAAAATTATTTTAAAGATTTTCATGTTTTAAAATTGAGCTTTATTTTCACGCACAGCACGAATCAATTTCTCATTTCGCTTTTCAGCTCTCTCATTTTGTAACGATAAAGCTGCCCAAATCGCTGCAGGAATCCAACCCAAAATGGTAATTTGCAAAATAAAGCATATAATTCCCGTAATGATTTTGCCTCTCACAATGAATGATAAAAATGGAAGTAAAATAGCGAGTAACATGGTTTTGAGTTTTTAAATTAATTGATTTTTAATAAGCATGTGGATCAAAATACGCCTTAAAAGTGAGTGGGTTTTCGCTCATATTTTCGGCAATTTCCAAATATTCATGATATTCTTCGGGATTCATACCCATATCAACCATCACGATGGCAAGATTGGTGTACAGATTTTTATCTTCTGAACCCAAATCTAATGCGATTTTTAAAATAACGAGAGCAGTTTCATATTCACCCGAATCACATAAAATAGCACCAAGATTAACCAAAGCAGATATATTTTGAGTTTCAATGGTCAGAATATCTTCAAGCTCTTTAACCAAAAGATCATTGATGTCGTCCCAATGATCTTCATTTTCCCATCTTTTTGCCTGAAGTTTTTTTACATTTTCCAGTCTTTGGTCTATATTATTCATATTGTAAAATTACGGAATTACCAATACTTATTTTCTATTTTCTGCGTTTTTCAAATAACCATTTCGGAATTTCATCTGTTACTAAAAATGGAATCACGATATTGTTATGATGAAGATTGGTGAAAGTTGTAAAGATCAAATTCTTGTTGGTGGAAAGTTTATTATAGAGTTGAACGCTGCCAATATATGGGTTTTCATCATCTTGTTTGCCATGAATTAACCAGATATTTTTTTCTTTAATTTTATTAAGGTTTGAAAGATCAGGAACAGCGGCAACAGAAACAACAGCTGCAAAAGTATCAGGATTTAAATTCATAAGGTTTTGAGCGGTAGAGCCTCCCATTGAATAACCAATCAGATAAATCCTGTTTTTATCAATGTTGGGATATTCTTTTTCAAGATTTTTAATCAATTTCAATAAAGCAAAAACCTCATTGGAGGGTTTTGAAATTTGAATACCTTCTCCATTAATTTCATAGTTTGTAGAGCGTTTATTAAACTGTGGGGCAACAATATAACATGGGTATTTCTCATAAATCTCATCTCGTAACCATATTTTTGCGAATGGTTCAAGTTGGTTTTCATTATCATTTCCAATCCTTGTAGAATTATGAAAGGTGATAACTAAAGGGAACTTCTCGTTTTTTCGGTTGTTTTTCGGTGTTAAAAATCTGTAAGGAATTTGAATGTCATTTTCTACAAATATTTTCTTTTGAAATTGATCTGTATTTAAACTGTTCAATAATTTTCTATTGTTTAAAAATGTAAGCGTATCAACTTCAGTATCCCGAAATTCTTTCTTTTGTGCAAAAAATAAATTTATGCTGGTTATCAATAAAAGTATTATTAGATTTTGGTTGATTTTTGTTTTGTTCATGGTGTTTTTGAGCTTATGAAAGTTTAAAAAATTATGATGAAATATGTAGATGTTAAAACTCTTTTAATGGACGCAATTGATATGTATTTTCTATCTTTTTGCCTAAAGTTTTACATTTTCTTGCTTTTTTACATTTGATTAAAAAAAAGACTCAGCTGATCCAAGTTCCCCACTTTCCAACAATTACCCATTTATTGTACCTTTTCTTTAATAAGTATGCTGTTCCGTCACCGTAAATACCACCACTCTGATAGTTTAATTCTACAAATGCTGTAGTGTGATCTTTTGAAAAAATGGGCAATGAAAATTGATAATAATCATAAAGGTTTCCTAGCTTTTTATCTTCATCCAATTTTTGCTGAGTTATACAAGTATATTGATGTTTACAGTGAAAATGAATCTCATTCGGTAGTTTGTGGTACTGATAATTTAAATATTGATAATCGGATTTTGTGAAAGATTTTTCATCAGATTCAAGTTTTAAAAGTTTTATGTTGGGCACTCCTAAATGATCAATGGGTGCGATACCATGCTTTAAAGCTTTTTTACTGAAAAAAATATCTGGATCTTTAAGATTTGAAATGATTTTATTATTCGAAGTTCCTTTTGTAAAAAGATTTTTTTCGCTATTAATAATTTCCTCAATGATTAAATTTATTTCTGAGCTTCTTTCTTCGACAGGATATTTTGTTGTTGAACAACTTGTAACAAACAATAATAAAAAGTAAAATAAAAATTTCATTTTAATAGTTTCATCAAAAATACTAAAGTTTAAATATTGAATATAATATAATTTGAGTGTCAAAGCTTTTTGAAAATAAGGTGTTTTCTTTAATATTTAAATTTCTTCCTTAAAATAATTAAAATGAAAGCTTTTTTGCGTTTTTTAAATGAGATTTGCTTCCCAATTACTTTTTCTTATTTCAAACAGGTCCATTACTTTATCATAATAATTGATTTTTTTCTTAAAGGTCATTCCGTTTTTCAATGCCACATTTTTAGAATTATCGTTTTCTGGAATTATAATTGAAATCAATCGATTATGAAACTGACTTTCAAAAGCAAAATCTCTGCATTTTCTTGCTGCTTCAATAGCAAAACCTTTTCCCCGAAACTCTGGCAAAATAGAGTAGGCGATCTCTAGTTCAAACTCATTTTCAACTTCACGAACTAATAAACCGCATTGACCAACAAATTGATTGTTTTCTTTTGAAATCAACACATTTTGCCCGCTAAGATTATTTTCATATCGATGGAATGTCATTTCAAACCATTTTTCGCAGCGTTCTTTTGGTGTTTTAAAATTATCCATTCCGAGCTTTTTTGCAGTTTGCACATCTTCGAATAGTTCAAGCCAATTTTCAAAATCAGATCGTTCTAATTTTCGAAAGAGAAGCCTTTTCGTTTGTTGGTTTGTAAGTAGGTATTTCATTTTTAATTTAGAGTCTATTCTTTGCTACTGCTTCTTAGGCATTGCTTTTTAAAATTCACCACATAAATTTCTTGAATTCCTGTCAAAAGCATAAACAGTTGTTAAAAAGTCAGCCTCTTTTTCTGTCAGTCCATATTTTGCGACTAGTTTGGGATGATTTTTATCAAATGTGCTATTGTGATAGTTTGTAAAAGATTTTTGCATTTCAGGCGATGGATATTTATTTTTCGCTGCTGCATAACATGAGTCATCGAACTTATATTCTAATTTTACATATTCACAAAATGATATATTATGAGAATCAAGTTTGGTCAATAAATTTTTCAATCTTGCTTGATTATTTTTTATTTGAATATAGGGAAGAACATTTTTTCTATATTCATCATTAGGTAGCAAATATTTTTTTTTATTCAATTTGGCTGAATCAACATTTGACTGAGTATTTTCTATTGAATTTGCACCTAGATTATCCTTTTTTTGACAATTGTAAACACTTAATACTATAATTAGGATAATACTATTTTTCATAATTTCTAAATATTTTGGAAGCATTACCTAAATACCACGAACAGAGTCAAAGCTTTGAGTATCTTGGTAAATTTAATAAAAAAACAAAAAAGCAGCTTTTGACTAAGATAGAAATAAAAACCTGAAATTTTTAACTTAATTGCATATTTGCTCAAGCTAATGCTGTGACAATTTTATTTGCTGTTTCTCTTTTAAAAGCTGAAGCACTTTGTCCCTTGCTATGTGTGGTGCTATTTTGATAACTTCCAATAAATAAAAGTTTCGTTTCGATTAATTTCTATAAAATTTAATTTTTGCAATAGTTTTATAGATGGATTATTTTCAATAAGTGTTGATGCGGTTATATTAATTGAAGAATTAATATTTGAAATATAATTAATTAGTGATTTTGAAGCTTCTTCGGCATATCCTTTTTTACGTTCAACTTCAATAATTCCATATCCAATATCACAGGTCATATTAGTTTCATTTAATCCTTTGAATCCAATATCACCAACAATTTCATTAGTATCTTTTTTTATTATCATCCAAGATTCAAATCCTGTGGGAGCTAAAACTTTAGACAGATTAATAATGATTTTGGGTAGTGTTTCTAAAATATCTAGGTCTGGCCAGTTTTTTCCTTTTTTTAGCCCTAAAATTTCGATAGTTTTAAATTGATTTTTTAAAATTTCATTGCAAATTTCTTTAGTAAAAGGAATGAGAATTAATCTTTCAGAAAATATAATCTTTGGAAGTGATTTGGAATTTTTCAAAAAAATATTTTTATGTTTTTTTATATTAATCTATATACTCAATTTTTTTCAAAACTACATATAACGTCCTATGGCTTTGCGACTGTTGCGGCAATTGGAACTGATCTAGCTCGGCTGAACAAAACTAAATTATGAAATTAAAATGTAATTTCATGATTTAAAACAGAAATAGCATAAAACCGCTTGATGTATGTCGATTTTAATCTAAACAATCATAAAAACCTTTTTTTATTTTTCGTTTTACTTTTCGTTCAATTTTTCGTTCCTGACGTTTATTCTTTCTTGCAATTTTTTTGGGGATAAACACATCAAATATATTTGATTGTAAAATGACTTTATAACAATTATTAGATTCAATTAAGATTTCTGTGGTTTTAATTCCCAACCCCGAAATAAGTAATTTTTCACCTTCTGCCGCTTCAATTTCGAATCTTCCATCTGCATCAGTAGTAGTTTTTCTTTTAGTTCCAATTATAGTAATATCGGCCTCAACTAGCGGAAGCGGCGTATTTATAAAGTAGGGATCGTCAAAAACAAACCCCCGAATTGCTTTTTTATCTTTTTTCGATTCCTGGGCGAAAGACAAAAAAGAGGAAAGTAAAAATAATATGTAAATGAGCTCTTTCATATTTTTACTTTAATTTTTTGTAAAAAAATGCACAACTTTCATCGCAAATTATCTAGTAATTGGATGGCTTTTTGTTGAATAGAAAGTCGAAAATTTAATATTTAACCTTAACCTATCATTGTACCCAACGCTTGTTATTTGTAGCCAAAATATTGATGATTACCAAATAGTTTCAAAATATTCACATACAATTTCCATGTCTTCTGTGGGAAATTCATTAGATTCTTTCATTTCATTTTGATAATATTTCCAATGAGCTTTTTTCCAATATTCTAAAGTTTTATCACCCTCACCTTCAAGTTGAGCATATTCAGGTGTAATGTCTTTATATTTTACAATTTCAACTTTCGTTGTTCGAATTATTGCTTTAGGATCTCCATTCCAATCTGTAACAATGGCAAGGTCTCCAACTTTTGGAAGTTCCTCTTTATTTTTTTCAAACCACCAAACAGATGGTGAAGTTGCTTGTTTTATTTTTTTTACTACTAAATCAGCACATTCATCAGCATCTTTTTTATTGTCACAAAAGTAAAATGATTGTGGTTGTGAAGTATTTTTGTATTCCACGTTCTTTTCTTGAAATTCTTTCCAATACGCTGTCATATCAATTTCTTTTTTATTGCAAGACAATAAACTTATAAAAATAAAAAGGAATATAAATTTATGCATGATTTTTTTTTGGTTACAGGTAGCGGTTCGGGGCTTGGCGATGGCGAGCATTTCGAAGCTGAAACCTTCAACTAAAATACAAATTTCTACCGAAGCACAAAAAACGTGAGCTGATAACTTTCTGCCCGCTATTGCCAAGCACTTGTTATGCGACGTTTTTTTATTTCTTCTTTTTTAGAAAAACTTCAACAACTCCATTTTTTCCTTTTTCACCATATTTATCAATTGCATTTTTGTCTTTTATGACATTTATCTTTTCAACATCCTCTGGTTTCAGTGAATACATTGATTCTTCGCTAACTTCTTTACCGTCTAATATTGTTAGCGGTTTTATTTTTTGTGATTTTTTTTCGTTATACGAATAGCAATCACTCAAAATGTCAATTCCTACTATCGGTTTTTCCGAATAGTATTTTTCATCAACTGGATATTGTGGTTTTTTGTCTTTATTAATTTTCACATAAAAGTAAATTTCCTTACTTTGATTAATTCCCCAATAATCCGAACATCCACGGGAAGTCCAAGTCTGTAAATTATCATATTTTTTTAGAATTTCAATTGCTTTTAGGCTTTTCATATCAATGTAGTTTCCATCAGGTAAATAGCCTTTAAAACCTTCTGTTAAGTGAATTTTTGCAATTATATTTAAGTCAGATTGATGTTTTTGAAAAATAACTCCTGGATAAAGTTGACTTTCATATCCAATTCTGTTTTCAAATCTGGCATCTTGAACAAAACCATCTGAACATAAATCCATCTCTTCAACTTTGATTTGCCTTAAATTTGGGTCTTTTTGTTTCAGATAATCGATTGTCAATTCGCATAATTTAAAATCAGAAAGTTTGATTGTGTCATTTTTTTGTGAATAAGTTTTTATCGTTGTAATCAAAACTAAAATTGTCAATATTTTCTTCATTGTATGATTTTCTAAAATGTCGCATAACGTTTCGGGTATTGCCGAAGGCTGGTTTTTTTGCACCAAAGTTCAATCGAAGAATGAAAGCTGAATCTTTCACAAAAGTTCAATCAAAGCCGTTCAGCCCGCTTTTGGCAATAACTTGTTATAAGCCGTTTTTATTCTTCCCATTTGTCAATAAGCTCAAATTTATTCTCAATTAACATTTGTTTAAATTCTTTTCTTGTC
Coding sequences within it:
- a CDS encoding VOC family protein, which produces MNLAENILAFHHYSLKVVNFDVTLKFYNALGFDEIHSWELPSFNLKKGMMLYNEKINCHIELFDKDAEIPTQGRKRNPDDEFIENSILHICFTVENAEKAREEALKIGAKDLSEGVFEISLANEKKSVEVRNSLVYSPNGEVIEFLEKVKF
- a CDS encoding winged helix-turn-helix transcriptional regulator — protein: MKKESSTNSANDTILQNYCNAHKILSKISGRWKVSILFALNENILSYSDFKTALPSSITDRILAKQLKELQEAELIENNKDKTKSEYFLTETGKKVLSLLQYINELDFN
- a CDS encoding PEGA domain-containing protein, whose amino-acid sequence is MKRTLSLVLGLSIVLSTTSCASIFTGTKDSIAFTTTPEGAKVIHKGKEKCTTPCSAEIPRGLGKQMVMFEKEGFQTKEVKLTKTFNPVTLLNILLGGAIGVGIDAATGSLTKYSPKSYTVDLESK
- a CDS encoding DUF4919 domain-containing protein; amino-acid sequence: MLKHFLFFSLIFISNFSFSQQKKYEAPNYKVIQKNIENKDSEFYYPKLIDKLKANDTLITNDQYKHLYFGYTFQKEYHPYKISENEKKLNPYFQKKDLKKTDYAEIIKISNAALKEFPINLRVMNFLAYIYHLDGNEAMASKVSRNFYGLFGAIFSSGDGRDYTTGFHVITVNHEYVVMNILQLEIASQGLSGDCDYISLEKDKYKLPGVYFNITKLKEKGFDF
- a CDS encoding DUF4348 domain-containing protein; translation: MKIFKIIFINIFIFLFFISCHQQKNCGSDFNAFIEKFKKDSTFQKQHIDFPMMEYYSDEDFPMDILERMTTEDSYSFIDIENDLPKELRNKDLYDVHINQNQDTIYYQKIGKQNSINITYKFRCTQKTYRLIEIEDLTD
- a CDS encoding YqaE/Pmp3 family membrane protein; translation: MLLAILLPFLSFIVRGKIITGIICFILQITILGWIPAAIWAALSLQNERAEKRNEKLIRAVRENKAQF
- a CDS encoding tetratricopeptide repeat protein is translated as MNNIDQRLENVKKLQAKRWENEDHWDDINDLLVKELEDILTIETQNISALVNLGAILCDSGEYETALVILKIALDLGSEDKNLYTNLAIVMVDMGMNPEEYHEYLEIAENMSENPLTFKAYFDPHAY
- a CDS encoding prolyl oligopeptidase family serine peptidase; this encodes MNKTKINQNLIILLLITSINLFFAQKKEFRDTEVDTLTFLNNRKLLNSLNTDQFQKKIFVENDIQIPYRFLTPKNNRKNEKFPLVITFHNSTRIGNDNENQLEPFAKIWLRDEIYEKYPCYIVAPQFNKRSTNYEINGEGIQISKPSNEVFALLKLIKNLEKEYPNIDKNRIYLIGYSMGGSTAQNLMNLNPDTFAAVVSVAAVPDLSNLNKIKEKNIWLIHGKQDDENPYIGSVQLYNKLSTNKNLIFTTFTNLHHNNIVIPFLVTDEIPKWLFEKRRK
- a CDS encoding GNAT family N-acetyltransferase, with translation MKYLLTNQQTKRLLFRKLERSDFENWLELFEDVQTAKKLGMDNFKTPKERCEKWFEMTFHRYENNLSGQNVLISKENNQFVGQCGLLVREVENEFELEIAYSILPEFRGKGFAIEAARKCRDFAFESQFHNRLISIIIPENDNSKNVALKNGMTFKKKINYYDKVMDLFEIRKSNWEANLI
- a CDS encoding GNAT family N-acetyltransferase, yielding MKNSKSLPKIIFSERLILIPFTKEICNEILKNQFKTIEILGLKKGKNWPDLDILETLPKIIINLSKVLAPTGFESWMIIKKDTNEIVGDIGFKGLNETNMTCDIGYGIIEVERKKGYAEEASKSLINYISNINSSINITASTLIENNPSIKLLQKLNFIEINRNETFIYWKLSK
- a CDS encoding carboxypeptidase-like regulatory domain-containing protein; protein product: MKELIYILFLLSSFLSFAQESKKDKKAIRGFVFDDPYFINTPLPLVEADITIIGTKRKTTTDADGRFEIEAAEGEKLLISGLGIKTTEILIESNNCYKVILQSNIFDVFIPKKIARKNKRQERKIERKVKRKIKKGFYDCLD
- a CDS encoding ASCH domain-containing protein, which codes for MHKFIFLFIFISLLSCNKKEIDMTAYWKEFQEKNVEYKNTSQPQSFYFCDNKKDADECADLVVKKIKQATSPSVWWFEKNKEELPKVGDLAIVTDWNGDPKAIIRTTKVEIVKYKDITPEYAQLEGEGDKTLEYWKKAHWKYYQNEMKESNEFPTEDMEIVCEYFETIW